In Thauera sp. JM12B12, one DNA window encodes the following:
- the queG gene encoding tRNA epoxyqueuosine(34) reductase QueG, translated as MASGAEEGVSGVDGPAVDADALVAQIRQWGQSLGFDAVGVGGIDLAEAEPGLLAWLDAGFHGEMDYMARHGLKRARAAELVPGTVRVISVRMNYWPPAAPPDAVLADPERAYVSRYALGRDYHKVLRNRLQKLADRIAAEVPHRFRVFTDSAPVLEVEHASRKGLGWRGKHTLLLDRAVGSWFFLGEIFTDLPLPLDAPVEPHCGRCTACIDACPTGAIVAPYRVDSRRCISYLTIELPGPIPHALRPLLGNRIYGCDDCQLVCPWNRFARIAAEPDFAPRHGLDDATLIALFAWTAAEFAERTAGSPIYRIGHERWLRNIAVALGNAPSSLAVLGALAARANDDSELVREHVAWALARHGAARAG; from the coding sequence ATGGCGTCAGGGGCGGAAGAAGGTGTATCCGGTGTCGATGGCCCGGCTGTCGACGCCGACGCGCTTGTTGCGCAAATCAGACAGTGGGGACAGTCGCTGGGGTTCGACGCGGTCGGCGTGGGCGGCATCGACCTCGCGGAGGCCGAGCCCGGCCTGCTCGCGTGGCTGGATGCCGGATTTCACGGGGAGATGGATTATATGGCGCGCCATGGCCTCAAGCGCGCCCGCGCGGCCGAACTCGTGCCCGGCACCGTGCGCGTGATCAGCGTGCGCATGAACTACTGGCCGCCTGCCGCGCCGCCCGACGCCGTGCTCGCCGACCCGGAGCGCGCCTACGTGTCGCGCTACGCCCTGGGCCGCGACTATCACAAGGTCCTGCGCAACCGGTTGCAGAAGCTCGCCGACCGCATCGCGGCCGAGGTGCCCCACCGCTTCCGGGTGTTCACCGACTCGGCGCCGGTGCTCGAGGTCGAGCACGCCAGCCGCAAGGGGCTGGGCTGGCGCGGCAAGCACACGCTGCTGCTCGATCGTGCCGTGGGCTCGTGGTTCTTTCTCGGCGAGATCTTCACCGATCTGCCGTTGCCGCTCGATGCGCCGGTCGAGCCGCATTGCGGGCGCTGCACTGCGTGCATCGACGCCTGCCCGACCGGCGCGATCGTCGCACCCTATCGGGTGGATTCGCGGCGCTGCATCTCCTACCTGACGATCGAGCTCCCGGGGCCGATCCCGCATGCGCTCCGCCCGCTGCTCGGCAATCGCATCTACGGCTGCGACGACTGCCAGCTGGTGTGCCCGTGGAACCGCTTCGCGCGGATCGCGGCCGAGCCCGATTTCGCGCCCCGCCACGGCCTCGACGACGCCACCCTGATCGCGCTCTTCGCCTGGACTGCCGCCGAGTTCGCCGAGCGCACCGCGGGCAGTCCGATCTACCGTATCGGGCATGAGCGCTGGCTGCGCAACATCGCCGTCGCGCTCGGCAATGCGCCGAGCTCGCTGGCCGTGCTGGGGGCGCTGGCGGCGCGTGCCAACGACGACAGCGAACTCGTGCGCGAGCACGTGGCCTGGGCGCTCGCCCGCCACGGCGCCGCCCGCGCGGGCTAG
- a CDS encoding SlyX family protein produces MEDRIVTLETKLLAAEDLLDALNRTVWRQQQELDLLREQLRQLAQQVKILQPANPLRPEDEIPPHW; encoded by the coding sequence ATGGAAGACCGTATCGTCACGCTCGAAACCAAGCTGTTGGCTGCCGAGGATCTGCTCGACGCGCTCAATCGCACGGTGTGGCGCCAGCAGCAGGAGCTCGACCTGCTGCGCGAGCAGCTCCGCCAGCTGGCGCAGCAGGTGAAGATCCTCCAGCCCGCCAACCCGCTACGACCCGAGGACGAGATCCCGCCGCACTGGTGA
- a CDS encoding cytochrome C oxidase subunit IV family protein: MNAERKLDLAWVALVLLSIGGARLGSGDDDGFAIAALVALVMAVKLLIVSRYFLELHEAHPRIRRAVYLFCYGMPILVILTTGFREPLARLTGAALI; this comes from the coding sequence ATGAACGCAGAACGCAAGCTCGATCTCGCCTGGGTGGCACTGGTGCTGCTGAGCATCGGCGGTGCCCGCCTGGGCAGCGGTGACGACGACGGCTTCGCCATCGCGGCCCTCGTCGCCCTCGTCATGGCGGTCAAGCTGCTGATCGTGAGCCGCTATTTCCTCGAACTGCACGAGGCGCATCCACGCATCCGCAGGGCGGTGTACCTGTTCTGCTATGGCATGCCGATCCTGGTGATCCTGACCACCGGCTTTCGCGAACCGCTCGCCCGCCTCACCGGCGCCGCCCTGATCTGA
- a CDS encoding cytochrome c oxidase subunit 3 family protein, translating into MWVGIFCELTEFALLFAVFFVARAHHPEAFSAGPSRLSLLAGTGYTLMLLTSGWCVARAVHAMRSGKRSHCMRWLIGALVFGLGYPAIKVFELQRNFAHGLDGSAGVFIVSYYYLTFTHLVHVFWGLLGMLWVMARTGLGAYTPEDHGGLEAFACYWHVTDMLWLMIFPLFYLLG; encoded by the coding sequence ATGTGGGTGGGCATCTTCTGCGAGCTCACCGAGTTCGCCCTGCTGTTCGCGGTGTTCTTCGTCGCGCGCGCCCACCACCCCGAGGCCTTCAGCGCCGGCCCGTCGCGACTGTCGCTGCTCGCCGGCACCGGCTACACGCTGATGCTGCTCACCAGCGGCTGGTGTGTCGCGCGCGCGGTGCACGCGATGCGCAGCGGCAAGCGCAGCCACTGCATGCGCTGGCTGATCGGCGCCCTGGTGTTCGGGCTTGGCTATCCGGCGATCAAGGTCTTCGAACTGCAGCGCAACTTCGCACACGGCCTCGACGGCAGCGCCGGGGTGTTCATCGTCAGCTACTACTACCTGACCTTCACCCACCTGGTTCACGTGTTCTGGGGCCTGCTCGGCATGCTGTGGGTGATGGCGCGCACCGGACTGGGCGCCTACACGCCCGAGGACCACGGCGGGCTCGAGGCCTTCGCGTGCTACTGGCACGTCACCGACATGCTGTGGCTGATGATCTTTCCGCTGTTCTACCTGCTCGGATGA
- a CDS encoding CreA family protein — MPKFLTRCALACLLAHPLMAAAETVGSVDTAFKLIGRNHQVVVEAFDDPKVKGVACYVSRARTGGLKGTFGLAEDTADASVACRQVGEIAFTGPLKEQEEVFSQSASILFKKVRIVRMVDPRRNTLVYLVYSDKLIDGSPQNNVTAVPVPAAVPIPLR, encoded by the coding sequence ATGCCGAAGTTCCTCACAAGATGCGCGCTGGCCTGCCTGTTGGCTCACCCGCTGATGGCCGCTGCCGAAACGGTGGGCAGCGTCGACACCGCGTTCAAGCTCATCGGCCGCAACCACCAGGTGGTGGTCGAGGCCTTCGACGACCCCAAGGTCAAGGGCGTGGCCTGCTACGTGTCGCGTGCCCGCACCGGAGGGCTCAAGGGCACCTTCGGGCTGGCGGAGGACACTGCCGATGCCTCGGTCGCCTGCCGCCAGGTCGGCGAGATCGCCTTCACCGGCCCGCTGAAGGAACAGGAGGAGGTGTTCTCGCAGAGCGCCTCGATCCTGTTCAAGAAGGTGCGCATCGTGCGCATGGTCGACCCCAGGCGCAACACGCTCGTCTACCTCGTCTACAGCGACAAGCTGATCGACGGCAGCCCGCAGAACAACGTCACCGCGGTGCCGGTGCCGGCCGCGGTGCCGATCCCCCTGCGCTGA
- the sstT gene encoding serine/threonine transporter SstT, giving the protein MNQPLARPALHFFFRTSLVLQIAIGLVCGIALALVAPELARSTALLGDVFISALKAVAPVLVFVLVASAVAGHRHGSETHVRPILVLYLVGTFGAALVAVLASFAFPTMLVLDAPQVAGTPPGGIVGVLKNLLLNAVSNPVKALMEANFIGILAWAIALGAALRHGAPATRAMLADVAEAVSKIVRVVIRFAPFGIFGLVGATLTESGLGALLGYGRLLMVIVGSMLFVAFVLNPLLVFWKMRRNPFPLVFTCLRESAVTAFFTRSSAANIPVNLELCRRLGLHKDTYSISIPLGATINMAGAAITIAVMSLAAAHTLGIVIDLPTALLLSVVSALGACGASGVAGGSLLLIPMACNLFGIPTDVAMQVVAIGFIIGVVQDSVETALNSSTDVLFTAAACRAAERV; this is encoded by the coding sequence ATGAACCAGCCCCTCGCTCGCCCCGCCCTCCATTTCTTCTTCCGCACCAGCCTGGTGCTGCAGATCGCCATTGGTCTCGTCTGCGGCATCGCGCTCGCCCTCGTCGCACCGGAGCTCGCACGCTCGACGGCGCTGCTCGGCGACGTCTTCATCTCCGCCCTCAAGGCGGTCGCGCCGGTTCTGGTGTTCGTGCTCGTGGCCTCGGCGGTCGCCGGCCACCGCCATGGCAGCGAGACCCACGTGCGCCCGATCCTCGTGCTGTATCTGGTGGGTACCTTCGGCGCGGCCCTGGTCGCCGTGCTCGCCAGCTTTGCCTTCCCGACCATGCTGGTGCTCGATGCGCCACAGGTCGCCGGCACACCGCCGGGCGGCATCGTCGGGGTGCTCAAGAACCTGCTGTTGAACGCGGTCTCGAACCCGGTCAAGGCGCTGATGGAGGCCAACTTCATCGGCATCCTGGCGTGGGCGATCGCGCTCGGCGCCGCACTGCGCCATGGCGCACCGGCGACGCGGGCGATGCTCGCCGATGTCGCGGAGGCGGTGTCGAAGATCGTGCGCGTGGTCATCCGCTTCGCGCCCTTCGGCATCTTCGGCCTGGTCGGCGCCACGCTCACCGAGTCCGGCCTGGGTGCGCTGCTCGGCTATGGACGGCTGTTGATGGTGATCGTCGGCAGCATGCTGTTCGTCGCCTTCGTCCTGAACCCGCTGCTGGTGTTCTGGAAGATGCGGCGCAATCCGTTCCCGCTGGTGTTCACCTGCCTGCGCGAGAGTGCGGTGACCGCCTTCTTCACCCGCAGCTCGGCGGCCAACATCCCGGTGAACCTCGAGCTGTGCCGCCGCCTCGGCCTGCACAAGGACACCTATTCGATCTCGATCCCGCTCGGCGCCACCATCAACATGGCGGGCGCGGCGATCACCATCGCCGTGATGAGCCTGGCCGCAGCCCATACGCTGGGCATCGTGATCGATCTGCCCACCGCGCTGCTGCTGTCGGTCGTGTCGGCGCTCGGTGCATGTGGTGCGTCGGGCGTGGCCGGTGGCTCGCTGCTGCTGATTCCGATGGCGTGCAACCTGTTCGGCATCCCGACCGACGTCGCGATGCAGGTGGTGGCGATCGGCTTCATCATCGGCGTGGTGCAGGATTCGGTGGAAACCGCGCTGAATTCCTCGACCGACGTGCTGTTCACCGCTGCCGCCTGCCGTGCGGCGGAACGGGTCTGA
- a CDS encoding cytochrome D1 domain-containing protein, with translation MSSATFMKRLRLAAIPVLVLAMQAAFAEAPKGHGDEALKEYQAGGSPMAEVPMHHDINPLAPRMSEPEFEKAKRIFFERCAGCHGVLRKGATGKALTPDITLEKGLEYLKVFIKYGSPGGMPNWGTSGVLSDDEVDLMARYIQQTPPAPPEYGLKEMEASWKVLIPVDKRPTKKMNDLKLENLFSVTLRDAGKIALIDGDSKQIVSILETGYAVHISRMSASGRYLFVIGRDAKINLIDLWMEKPDTVAEIKVGLEARSVESSKAKGWEDKYAIAGTYWPPQFVIMDGDTLQPRKIVSTRGMVVDTQTYHPEPRVAAIISSHFNPEFFVNVKETGMVYSVDYRDLDNLKLKMIEAAPFLHDGGFESTHRYFMDAANASDKIAVIDTKEGKLEKLVSVGKVPHPGRGANFVDPQFGPVWATGHLGDETISLIGTDPVKHPDNAWKVVRTLKGLGGGSLFLKTHPKSKNLWVDTTLNPEEKVSQSVAVWDIDNIDKGYELIPIGEWSGIKEGPKRVVQPEYNKAGDEVWFSVWNGADQESAIVVVDDKTRKLKAVIRDPKLITPTGKFNVHNTQHDVY, from the coding sequence ATGAGTTCAGCGACGTTCATGAAGCGGCTCCGCCTTGCCGCGATCCCGGTCCTGGTCCTGGCGATGCAGGCCGCGTTCGCGGAAGCACCGAAGGGACACGGTGACGAGGCGCTTAAGGAATACCAGGCCGGCGGTTCGCCGATGGCCGAGGTGCCGATGCACCACGACATCAACCCGCTGGCGCCGCGGATGTCCGAACCCGAGTTCGAGAAGGCCAAGCGCATCTTCTTCGAGCGCTGCGCCGGCTGTCACGGCGTGCTGCGCAAGGGCGCGACCGGCAAGGCACTGACCCCCGACATCACCCTCGAGAAGGGCCTCGAGTACCTCAAGGTCTTCATCAAGTACGGCTCGCCCGGCGGCATGCCCAACTGGGGCACCTCCGGCGTGCTGAGCGACGACGAGGTCGATCTGATGGCGCGCTACATCCAGCAGACGCCGCCGGCCCCGCCCGAGTACGGCCTCAAGGAGATGGAAGCCTCGTGGAAGGTCCTCATCCCGGTCGACAAGCGTCCGACCAAGAAGATGAACGACCTCAAGCTCGAGAACCTGTTCTCGGTGACGCTGCGTGACGCCGGCAAGATCGCCCTGATCGACGGTGACAGCAAGCAGATCGTCAGCATCCTCGAGACCGGCTACGCGGTGCACATCTCGCGCATGTCGGCCTCCGGCCGCTACCTGTTCGTCATCGGTCGCGACGCCAAGATCAACCTGATCGACCTGTGGATGGAGAAACCCGACACCGTCGCCGAGATCAAGGTCGGTCTCGAGGCGCGTTCGGTGGAAAGCTCCAAGGCCAAGGGCTGGGAAGACAAGTACGCCATCGCCGGCACCTACTGGCCGCCCCAGTTCGTGATCATGGACGGCGACACGCTGCAGCCGCGCAAGATCGTCTCCACCCGCGGCATGGTCGTCGATACCCAGACCTACCACCCCGAGCCGCGCGTGGCGGCGATCATCTCCTCGCACTTCAATCCGGAATTCTTCGTCAACGTGAAGGAAACCGGCATGGTGTATTCGGTGGATTATCGCGACCTCGACAACCTCAAGCTCAAGATGATCGAGGCGGCGCCCTTCCTGCACGACGGCGGCTTCGAGTCCACCCATCGCTACTTCATGGACGCGGCCAACGCCTCGGACAAGATCGCGGTCATCGACACCAAGGAAGGCAAGCTCGAGAAGCTGGTCAGCGTCGGCAAGGTCCCGCATCCGGGCCGCGGCGCCAACTTCGTCGATCCGCAGTTCGGTCCGGTGTGGGCCACCGGCCACCTCGGCGACGAGACGATCTCGCTGATCGGCACCGATCCGGTCAAGCATCCGGACAACGCCTGGAAGGTGGTGCGCACGCTGAAGGGCCTGGGCGGCGGCTCGCTGTTCCTGAAGACCCACCCGAAGTCGAAGAACCTGTGGGTCGATACCACGCTGAACCCGGAGGAGAAGGTTAGCCAGTCGGTCGCGGTGTGGGACATCGACAACATCGACAAGGGCTACGAGCTGATCCCGATCGGCGAATGGTCGGGCATCAAGGAAGGGCCGAAGCGCGTCGTGCAGCCGGAGTACAACAAGGCCGGCGATGAGGTATGGTTCTCGGTCTGGAACGGTGCGGATCAGGAGTCGGCCATCGTGGTGGTCGATGACAAGACGCGCAAGCTGAAGGCCGTCATCCGCGACCCGAAGCTGATCACGCCGACCGGCAAGTTCAACGTCCACAACACGCAGCACGACGTCTACTGA
- a CDS encoding type IV pili methyl-accepting chemotaxis transducer N-terminal domain-containing protein — MSARPFNRRQVLRDFLSRCPLFSDLATAQLDELCAAGRLLELPARTALYHSGDPMREVFMLCDGSVLRYRLLAGETRKIIELVHTPRVLALGEVFGAQRYASACETVSPSILVALDVRVLRKLVRQDIAFSAGVIEALAQRQCAIEFDVTGHHSGLTGAQRILDYLIELAGGELPIAGETTVELKAKKKILAARMGITPEAFSRSLRELADKGVIVVDKSRIHIQNAALLETAPSAAPQRLNFARKLRRTDVDDKPQRIAAGKLINHCGRLRLLTQRQAIAWALGEHGIAPAESAIQLRQRTTEFERTLAQLQRANLEPEPARALEALGAAWLSYREALFAPESDAGRVLRASEEIVVLADALTTLAAQTADGGPHGRYVNVAGRNRMLSQRIVKFFLFQDIADAAEEAQRQIEASVAAFDDNLAELRRSGAELPQLVAQLDEVGTQWARLHAVLAPSTERMRRSQHIRLVVAKGMRLLRHVDTAVKLYERLTSGH, encoded by the coding sequence TTGAGCGCACGACCCTTCAACCGCCGCCAGGTGCTGCGCGACTTCCTGTCGCGCTGCCCGCTGTTTTCCGACCTCGCCACCGCCCAACTGGACGAGCTGTGCGCCGCCGGTCGGCTGCTCGAGCTGCCCGCGCGCACCGCCCTGTACCACTCCGGCGATCCCATGCGCGAGGTCTTCATGCTGTGCGACGGCAGCGTCCTGCGCTACCGCCTGCTCGCCGGCGAGACCCGCAAGATCATCGAACTCGTGCACACGCCGCGGGTGCTCGCGCTCGGCGAGGTGTTCGGCGCGCAGCGCTACGCCTCGGCCTGCGAGACGGTGTCGCCGAGCATCCTGGTCGCGCTCGACGTGCGCGTGCTGCGCAAGCTCGTGCGCCAGGACATCGCCTTCAGCGCCGGCGTGATCGAGGCCCTCGCCCAGCGCCAGTGCGCGATCGAGTTCGACGTTACCGGCCACCACTCCGGCCTGACCGGGGCCCAGCGCATCCTCGACTACCTGATCGAGCTCGCCGGCGGCGAACTGCCGATCGCCGGCGAAACCACGGTCGAGCTCAAGGCCAAGAAGAAAATCCTCGCCGCGCGCATGGGCATCACTCCCGAAGCCTTCTCGCGTAGCCTGCGCGAACTGGCCGACAAGGGCGTGATCGTGGTGGACAAGAGCCGCATCCACATCCAGAACGCCGCCCTGCTCGAGACCGCGCCGAGCGCCGCGCCGCAGCGCCTGAACTTTGCGCGCAAGCTGCGCCGCACCGATGTGGACGACAAGCCGCAGCGCATCGCCGCCGGCAAGCTCATCAATCATTGCGGTCGCCTGCGCCTGCTGACCCAGCGCCAGGCGATCGCCTGGGCGCTCGGCGAACATGGCATCGCGCCTGCCGAGTCCGCCATCCAGCTACGCCAGCGCACCACCGAATTCGAGCGTACGCTCGCCCAGCTCCAGCGTGCGAATCTCGAACCCGAGCCGGCGCGCGCGCTCGAGGCGCTGGGTGCGGCCTGGCTGAGCTACCGCGAGGCCTTGTTCGCTCCCGAATCCGATGCCGGGCGTGTGCTGCGCGCAAGCGAGGAAATCGTCGTCCTCGCCGACGCCCTGACCACGCTCGCCGCGCAGACGGCCGATGGCGGGCCGCACGGGCGTTACGTCAATGTCGCCGGGCGCAATCGCATGCTGTCCCAGCGCATCGTCAAGTTCTTCCTGTTCCAGGACATCGCCGATGCGGCGGAGGAGGCGCAGCGCCAGATCGAGGCCTCGGTCGCTGCCTTCGACGACAATCTGGCCGAGCTGCGCCGCAGTGGCGCCGAGCTGCCGCAACTCGTCGCCCAGCTCGATGAGGTCGGCACGCAGTGGGCTCGGTTGCACGCCGTGCTGGCCCCGTCGACCGAACGCATGCGTCGCAGCCAGCACATCCGCCTGGTGGTGGCCAAGGGCATGCGCCTGCTGCGCCATGTCGATACCGCGGTCAAGCTGTACGAGCGCCTGACCTCCGGGCACTGA
- a CDS encoding thioredoxin family protein: MLTPVSALPDHPDLLASPLVVLALCADWCGTCRDFRQVLHQLAEARRDIVFAWADIEDDADLVGDIDVETFPTLAIFRGGVTLHFGASLPQGDVVARMIDTLAGRPPRAAAGLPAEVEALGRLLGGQAAR; this comes from the coding sequence TTGCTGACCCCCGTCTCCGCCCTCCCCGATCATCCCGACCTGCTCGCCTCACCCCTCGTGGTGCTGGCGCTGTGTGCCGACTGGTGCGGCACCTGCCGCGACTTCCGGCAGGTGCTGCACCAGCTTGCCGAGGCGCGGCGCGACATCGTCTTCGCTTGGGCCGACATCGAGGACGATGCCGACCTGGTCGGCGACATCGACGTCGAGACCTTCCCCACTCTGGCGATCTTTCGCGGTGGCGTGACGCTGCACTTCGGCGCCAGCCTGCCGCAGGGCGACGTGGTCGCGCGCATGATCGACACCCTGGCCGGCCGCCCCCCGCGCGCAGCCGCCGGACTACCCGCGGAGGTGGAGGCGCTCGGCCGCCTGCTCGGTGGCCAGGCGGCACGCTGA
- a CDS encoding U32 family peptidase encodes MSTDRHTLELLAPAKTADFGIEAINHGADAVYIGGPAFGARSSADNSVEDIARLVQHAHRYHAQIFVATNTILFDAELEPARKLIWQLYDAGVDALIVQDMGLLELDLPPIQLHASTQTDIRDASKARFLQDVGFSQIVLARELSLADVRKIAAATTCQLEYFVHGALCVAFSGQCYISHAHTGRSANRGECSQACRLPYDLKDKDGNTVASNQHMLSMKDNNQSANLRALAAAGVSSFKIEGRYKDLSYVKNITAHYRTLLDEIIEHPDADGPAYRRASSGRTTFLFTPQADKTFNRGYTDYFANERQHGIEAFESPKFVGEPIGRVKKIDTKGRKFFDVERVAPIHNADGLTWYNPKGELTGLRVNRAEAEGGGEGIDRIFPSEPLPADLVPGTSLFRNHDHEFERALEKKSAERRIRVDARFAATADGFALTLSDEDGVAATATLAAAFEPAQNAERALATLRDHLGKLGSTIFTLGGITLDLPAAPFLPAGQLNALRRDAVEKLEAARLQAHSRPPRAAAVEPPVPYPQDALSYLANVSNDKARAFYARHGVKLIDAAYEENQETDDVSLMITKHCLRYSFNLCPKEVKGIRPDPMQLVNGDETLTLKFDCKRCEMHVVGALRPHVAKMRDTVVAQKVSFVPRAAARG; translated from the coding sequence ATGAGCACCGACCGCCACACCCTCGAACTCCTCGCCCCGGCCAAGACCGCCGACTTCGGCATCGAGGCCATCAACCACGGCGCGGACGCGGTGTATATCGGCGGCCCGGCCTTCGGTGCGCGTTCGTCGGCCGACAACTCGGTGGAAGACATCGCACGCCTGGTGCAGCACGCCCACCGCTACCACGCGCAGATCTTCGTCGCCACCAACACGATCCTGTTCGATGCCGAGCTGGAGCCCGCGCGCAAGCTCATCTGGCAGCTCTACGACGCGGGCGTGGATGCCCTGATCGTGCAGGACATGGGCCTGCTCGAGCTCGACCTGCCGCCGATCCAACTCCACGCCAGCACGCAGACCGACATCCGCGACGCGAGCAAGGCGCGCTTCCTGCAGGACGTGGGCTTCTCGCAGATCGTGCTGGCGCGCGAGCTGTCGCTCGCCGACGTCAGGAAGATCGCCGCCGCCACCACCTGTCAGCTCGAGTACTTCGTGCATGGCGCGCTGTGCGTGGCCTTCTCCGGCCAGTGCTACATCAGCCACGCGCACACCGGACGCAGCGCCAACCGCGGCGAATGCTCGCAGGCCTGCCGCCTGCCCTACGACCTCAAGGACAAGGACGGCAACACCGTCGCCAGCAACCAGCACATGCTGTCGATGAAGGACAACAACCAGAGCGCCAACCTGCGCGCGCTCGCGGCCGCAGGCGTGAGTTCGTTCAAGATCGAGGGCCGTTACAAGGACCTCTCCTACGTCAAGAACATCACCGCGCACTACCGAACGCTGCTCGACGAGATCATCGAGCACCCGGATGCCGATGGGCCCGCGTACCGCCGCGCCTCGAGCGGTCGCACCACCTTCCTGTTCACCCCGCAGGCCGACAAGACCTTCAACCGCGGCTACACCGACTACTTCGCCAACGAGCGCCAGCACGGCATCGAGGCCTTCGAATCGCCCAAGTTCGTCGGCGAGCCGATCGGCCGGGTGAAGAAGATCGACACCAAGGGGCGCAAGTTCTTCGACGTCGAGCGCGTCGCGCCCATCCACAACGCCGACGGCCTGACCTGGTACAACCCGAAGGGCGAGCTCACCGGCCTGCGCGTCAACCGCGCCGAGGCCGAGGGCGGCGGCGAAGGCATCGACCGCATCTTCCCCTCCGAGCCGCTACCGGCCGACCTGGTGCCGGGCACCTCGCTGTTCCGCAACCACGATCACGAATTCGAGCGCGCGCTGGAGAAGAAGTCCGCCGAGCGCCGCATCCGCGTCGATGCGCGTTTTGCCGCCACTGCCGACGGCTTCGCGCTGACGCTGAGCGACGAGGACGGCGTCGCCGCCACCGCCACGCTCGCCGCCGCCTTCGAGCCGGCGCAGAACGCCGAACGCGCCCTCGCCACCCTGCGCGATCACCTCGGAAAGCTCGGCAGCACCATCTTCACCCTCGGCGGGATCACCCTCGACCTGCCCGCCGCGCCCTTCCTGCCCGCCGGCCAGCTCAACGCCCTGCGCCGCGACGCGGTGGAAAAGCTCGAGGCCGCACGCCTGCAGGCCCACTCGCGCCCGCCGCGCGCCGCCGCGGTCGAGCCGCCGGTTCCCTACCCGCAGGATGCGCTGAGCTACCTCGCCAACGTGTCGAACGACAAGGCGCGCGCGTTCTACGCCAGGCACGGCGTCAAGCTCATCGACGCCGCCTACGAGGAGAACCAGGAGACCGACGACGTCTCGCTGATGATCACCAAGCACTGCCTGCGCTACAGCTTCAACCTGTGCCCGAAGGAGGTGAAGGGCATCCGCCCCGACCCGATGCAGCTCGTGAATGGCGACGAGACGCTGACGCTCAAGTTCGACTGCAAGCGCTGCGAGATGCACGTGGTCGGCGCCTTGCGCCCGCATGTCGCAAAGATGCGCGACACGGTCGTGGCACAGAAGGTGAGCTTCGTGCCGCGCGCCGCCGCCCGCGGCTGA